The genomic window AACGTCAGCCCCACCATCGAGCTGGACGAGCTGCGCCGTGGGCAGGAGGTCCTGCTCAACGAGGCGCTCAACGTCGTCGACGCCTTCGCCTTCGAGTCGATCGGCGATCTGGTCACCCTCAAGGAGGTGCTGGAGGACGGCGAACGCGCGCTGGTCGTCGGGCACACCGACGAGGAGCGGGTGGTGCGGCTGGCCGAGCCGCTGCGCGAGATCACCCTGCGCCCGGGCGACGCCCTGTTGATGGAGCCGCGCTCCGGCTACGTCTACGAGGTGGTCCCCAAGTCCGAGGTCGAGGAGCTGGTCCTCGAAGAGGTCCCGGACATCGACTACCGGCAGATCGGCGGCCTGAGCAACCAGATCGAGCAGATCCGCGACGCGGTCGAGCTGCCCTACCTGCACGCCGACCTCTTCAAGGAGTACGAGCTGCGCCCGCCCAAGGGGGTGCTGCTCTACGGCCCGCCCGGCTGCGGCAAGACGCTGATCGCCAAGGCGGTGGCCAACTCGCTGGCGAAGAAGGTGGCCGAGGTCACCGGGCGGCCCCAGGGCAAGAGCTACTTCCTCAACATCAAGGGCCCCGAGCTGCTCAACAAGTACGTCGGCGAGACCGAGCGGCAGATCCGCCTGGTCTTCCAGCGGGCTCGGGAGAAGGCCAGCGAGGGCACACCCGTCATCGTCTTCTTCGACGAGATGGAGTCGCTCTTCCGCACCCGTGGCTCCGGCGTCAGCTCGGACGTGGAGAACACCATCGTCCCCCAGCTGCTCGCCGAGATCGACGGCGTGGAGGGCCTGGAGAACGTCATCGTGATCGGCGCCTCCAACCGCGAGGACATGATCGACCCGGCGATCCTGCGCCCGGGCCGGCTCGACGTCAAGATCAAGATCGAGCGTCCGGACGCCGAGGCCGCCAAGGACATC from Kitasatospora sp. NBC_01250 includes these protein-coding regions:
- the arc gene encoding proteasome ATPase, producing the protein MAAHEDDYNRSAGKPARGSDEAAQVSYLEQEIAVLRRKLADSPRSSRVLEDRIVELQTNLAGVTAQNERLAATLREARDQIVALKEEVDRLAQPPAGFGTFLAQNEDGTADIFTGGRKLRVNVSPTIELDELRRGQEVLLNEALNVVDAFAFESIGDLVTLKEVLEDGERALVVGHTDEERVVRLAEPLREITLRPGDALLMEPRSGYVYEVVPKSEVEELVLEEVPDIDYRQIGGLSNQIEQIRDAVELPYLHADLFKEYELRPPKGVLLYGPPGCGKTLIAKAVANSLAKKVAEVTGRPQGKSYFLNIKGPELLNKYVGETERQIRLVFQRAREKASEGTPVIVFFDEMESLFRTRGSGVSSDVENTIVPQLLAEIDGVEGLENVIVIGASNREDMIDPAILRPGRLDVKIKIERPDAEAAKDIFSKYLKNSLPFHPDDLKEHDGSVDSTVAAMIQSVVERMYGETEENRFLEVTYANGDKEVLYFKDFNSGAMIQNIVDRAKKMAIKDFLDHGQRGLRVSHLLAACVDEFKENEDLPNTTNPDDWARISGKKGERIVFIRTLVTGKQGAESGRSIDTVANTGQYL